The Planctomycetaceae bacterium genomic sequence GGCCTCTATGCCCGCTGGGCGGCGCAGAAACGCCTGGCCAAAGCCGTGATCGTCTACGACACGATGTGGTCGAGCACGGCGGCGATGGCGGCGGCCGTCGGCGACGGGATCAAGGCCCAAGGCGCCGAGGTCATTCTGATGCCCCTGGCGTCCTGCCACCGCAGCGACGTGGCGACGGAGATTCTCGAAGCCGGCGCCCTGGTCGTCGGAACCCCCACGATGAACGGGACCATGTTCCCCACCCTGGGCGACGTGATGACCTACCTCAAGGGCCTCAAGCCCAAGGGCATGGTCGGCGCGGCCTTCGGGTCGTACGGCTGGAGCGGCGAGGGCGCCAAGGAAGCCGCCGCCATCCTCCAGCAGATGGGCGTCGAACTGCTCGCCGAACCGCTGCAGGTTCAGTATGTGCCCGACGAAGCCGCCCTGGCCAGGTGCAACGAACTCGGCCGCATCATTGGAAAGAAACTGACAACCTCCTACAGCCCGCGGTAATCAAGGCAGCGCCTGCCGGAAGGTCATGCCCCTGTGAGTCCGCCTGACAATCAGCCCGCCGCGGCGGCTGGGCGAAAACCCGCCCCCGCCCGCAAGCTCGTCATGAAGCAGGCGGTCATGCTGCGCATGCTCTACGCGCTGGCGCCGCTGGCGGCGGCGGGGGTCTACTTCTTCGGCTGGCGAAGCCTGGCGCTGCTGGGCGTCTGCGCGGCGGCGGGCTTTGCCACCGAGTACGTCACCAGCCGCCGGCGGGCGGCGCCGGTCTCGACGGCCTGCTTCGTCACCATCGCCCTGTACGCCCTGTCGCTGCCGCCGCTGACGCCGCTGTGGATCGCGGCCGTCGGCGCCGTCGTGGCGATTCTGTTCGGCAAGGAAGTCTTCGGCGGATTCGGTCGCAACTTCGCCAACCCCGCCATCGTGGGCAGGGCGTTCGTCTACATCTGCTTTCCCGTGGCGCTGACGAGCCAGTTCGTGCCGGCCTTTACGGGCTGGCCCGGCGGGCTGGCGCACTGGTCGTTCGCCGGCCTCGACCAGCTTCCCCCGCACCTCGCCGCCGGCGGCAAGACGGTCCTCGACGCCATCACGCAGGCCTCGCCGCAGTGGGTCGTCAAGAACGTCACGTTCGAGGTTTCGAATCTGGCCGACTTGCTGCTGGGGACCATCGGCGGAACGTACAGCGGGCCCAACGGCACGCGGATCGTCGCGGCCGGCAGCATCGGCGAAGGCTGCGCGGTGCTGATCGCCCTGGCGGCGGCGTACCTGCTGATCACCCGCACGGCCAACTGGCGGCTGATGGCCGGCGGGCTGCTGGGCGTGGTGGTTTCGGGCGTGTTCTTCCGCAACGTGCTGGGGTTTGACGCGGTGGGTCAGGTGCCGCCGATCGAGCTGGGTCTGTTGGCGGGCTCGACGCTGTTCGCCATCGTCTTCATGATCACCGAACCTGTCAGTGCGCCCAAGAAGCACGCCGCCCAGTGGGTGTACGCGTTCCTGATCGGTCTGCTGATGATCGTCATGCGCTGGCTGGGCGTCTTTGTCGCCTCGGCCACCTTCGCCATTTTGATCGGCAACATGGTAGCCCCGCTGCTGGACCTGGCCGCCGGGACGTGGGAGGCTCGCAAGTCCGCCCCCGTCGCCTCCGGGGGGGACGCGGCATGACGCTCAACACCAGGAGCCCCGCGTACGTGATCGTCTTTGCCACCGCCGCGTCGGCCGTTTTCACCGTCGCGATCATGGCCCTCTACCAGTTCACCGAGCCGACGGCCAAACTCAACGCGCGGCTGGCCGAGGATAAGGCCGTCGTCGAAATGTTCGACCTGGCCGACGCGTCCACGCTGACCGACCGTCAGATCGTCGACCTCGTGCGCCGCCGCGTCGCCGGACCCATCGCC encodes the following:
- a CDS encoding RnfABCDGE type electron transport complex subunit D translates to MSPPDNQPAAAAGRKPAPARKLVMKQAVMLRMLYALAPLAAAGVYFFGWRSLALLGVCAAAGFATEYVTSRRRAAPVSTACFVTIALYALSLPPLTPLWIAAVGAVVAILFGKEVFGGFGRNFANPAIVGRAFVYICFPVALTSQFVPAFTGWPGGLAHWSFAGLDQLPPHLAAGGKTVLDAITQASPQWVVKNVTFEVSNLADLLLGTIGGTYSGPNGTRIVAAGSIGEGCAVLIALAAAYLLITRTANWRLMAGGLLGVVVSGVFFRNVLGFDAVGQVPPIELGLLAGSTLFAIVFMITEPVSAPKKHAAQWVYAFLIGLLMIVMRWLGVFVASATFAILIGNMVAPLLDLAAGTWEARKSAPVASGGDAA